One genomic window of Caenorhabditis elegans chromosome I includes the following:
- the C54G4.9 gene encoding RAP domain-containing protein (Confirmed by transcript evidence), producing MTNLMSALSKLSQALDSKNIGEVLLALQNFDEEFSAEKCEDVFVRCLQEIISWDLTVSLEISETVVRQMMNRLENQAVLEEMCNYIIKQQSSVTVEIAVEIMIEHGWILRTDDCREVWKQIESAKNTEKIEILARRMTANCRILRLSGAPKRFLEKLLKDVIISLNANKVNIPMKFLNELAIVSPFHPILVIEDFKKDSEYFYIPHVVSEETRFHLEVKEFTNFFQIESTYHKEQACQMLQVFNQIYKRMELIPQLEAPEIDKIVEFWLAALRIFNGYGIGMNDITESAKLLEKTASRYSLKSRPLFLKHFLKKISEKKDTNIGLEPQVVATIITTYQRNAFGLRSPEFYEELGEFWALCLKIKYDDVYFATVYFSAVFALAQAQAVFKIKKELCREVYHKILQPMHEQLVDFVKLKQVESNKATSEEEVMRLEHQNIGASYFSILTCTYKNAEDRILEFMKEN from the exons ATGACTAACCTTATGAGTGCATTGTCAAAACTTTCACAGGCTTTggattccaaaaatattggaGAAGTTCTTCTCGCTCTTCAGAATTTCGATGAAGAATTCAgcgctgaaaaatgtgaagatGTCTTCGTTAGATGCTTACAAGAAATTATTTCATGGGACTTGACGGTTTCTCTAGAAATATCTGAAACGGTAGTTCGACAAATGATGAATCGATTGGAAAATCAAGCGGTGTTGGAAGAAATGTGTAACTATATAATCAAACAACAATCATCTGTCACTGTGGAAATTGCAGTGGAGATAATGATAGA GCACGGCTGGATTTTAAGAACAGATGATTGTAGAGAAGTCTGGAAACAAATCGAGTCTgcgaaaaatactgaaaaaatcgaaattctcGCAAGAAGAATGACTGCAAATTGTAGAATTCTGAGGTTATCTGGAGCTCCGAaaagatttcttgaaaaattactcAAGGATGTTATAATATCGCTCAATGCAAATAAGGTCAACATTCCCatgaaatttctaaatgaGCTCGCTATTGTTTCTCCCTTTCATCCTATCCTCG TGATCGAAGATTTCAAGAAGGACTccgaatatttttatattccaCACGTTGTTTCAGAAGAGACCCGATTCCATTTGGAAGTGAAAGAGTTcacaaatttctttcaaattgaatCAACTTATCACAAAGAACAAGCATGTCAGATGCTTCAAGTGTTTAATCAGATTTACAAACGAATGGAGCTTATCCCTCAATTGGAAGCTCccgaaattgataaaattgtagaattttgGCTTGCTGCTCTTCGAATATTCAATGGATATGGAATTGGGATGAACGACATAACAGAATCAGCCAAGCTTTTAGAGAAAACAGCTTCTAGATATTCTCTCAAAAGCAGACCTCTGTTTCTGAAgcattttcttaaaaaaatttccgaaaag AAAGATACAAATATTGGTTTGGAACCGCAAGTTGTTGCAACCATCATCACAACTTACCAGCGAAATGCATTCGGCCTCAGGTCACCTGAATTTTATGAAGAACTTGGTGAATTTTGGGCACTGTGTTTGAAGATTAAATACGATGACGTTTATTTTGCAACTGTCTACTTCTCTGCTGTGTTCGCACTAGCTCAGGCACaagcagttttcaaaattaaaaaagagcTCTGTCGTGAAGTTTACCATAAGATTCTTCAACCGATGCACGAGCAGCTTGTCGACTTTGTCAAGCTGAAACAAGTTGAATCCAATAAAGCTACGAGTGAGGAAGAAGTAATGCGCCTGGAGCACCAAAATATCGGCGCAAGCTACTTTTCCATTTTGACATGCACCTACAAAAATGCTGAGGATCGGATTTTGGAGTTTATGAAAGAAAATTAG
- the eif-2beta gene encoding Eukaryotic translation initiation factor 2 subunit 2 (Confirmed by transcript evidence): protein MADDLGLDLGKKKKSKKVIKIDGDDAPVETGVEAVEDGLGELNLGAKKKKKTPKTAGEEVVEEKVPTLEIGIGAQNLIDAKGAWPDYTYEEALTLVYQVMKDKNPDFAGDKKKFAIKLPEVARAGSKKTAFSNFLEICRLMKRQDKHVLQFLLAELGTTGSIDGSNCLIVKGRWQQKQFESVLRKYIKEYVMCHTCKSPETQLTKDTRLFFLQCTNCGSRCSVTAIKSGFKAVVGKRAAIRRAEEATAGK, encoded by the exons ATGGCTGACGATTTG GGTCTCGATCtcggaaaaaagaagaagtctAAGAAGGTGATCAAAATCGATGGCGATGATGCTCCTGTTGAGACCGGCGTAGAAGCTGTAGAAGATGGCTTGG GCGAGCTAAACCTTGGAgctaaaaagaagaagaaaactcCAAAGACAGCCGGCGAAGAAGTAGTTGAAGAGAAAGTTCCAACTCTCg AAATCGGAATTGGAGCTCAAAACTTGATCGATGCAAAAGGGGCATGGCCAGATTACACATACGAAGAAGCTCTCACTCTTGTCTATCAGGTTATGAAAGACAAAAATCCAGACTTTGCTGGAGACAAGAAGAAGTTCGCCATCAAGCTCCCAGAAGTTGCAAGAGCTGGATCAAAGAAGACTGCTTTCTCCAACTTCCTCGAAATTTGCCGGCTTATGAAAAGACAAGACAAACACGTGCTCCAATTTTTGCTCGCGGAATTGGGAACGACTGGATCCATCGACGGAAGTAACTGTTTGATTGTGAAAGGAAGATGGCAACagaaacaatttgaaagtgTCCTCCGGAAATATATCa AGGAGTACGTAATGTGCCATACTTGCAAGTCGCCAGAAACACAGCTCACCAAGGATACTCGTCTCTTCTTCCTCCAATGTACTAACTGTGGTTCCAGATGCTCTGTTACAGCAATCAAGAGTGGATTCAAGGCTGTCGTAGGAAAGCGTGCCGCAATTCGCCGAGCCGAAGAAGCTACAGCTGGAAAGtaa
- the aho-3 gene encoding Alpha/beta hydrolase domain-containing protein aho-3 (Confirmed by transcript evidence), protein MSSGAPSGSSMSSTPGSPPPRAGGPNSVSFKDLCCLFCCPPFPSSIVSKLAFMPPEPSYTITEDNKLVLIEGRAAWPHQEVDMANCVEMRITRTRRRNRVACTMIRPLPNSHFTLLFSHGNAVDLGQMTSFLYGLGFHLNCNVFSYDYSGYGCSTGKPSEKNLYADITAAFELLKSEFGVPKEKIILYGQSIGTVPSVDLASREDLAALVLHSPLMSGMRVAFPGTTTTWCCDAFPSIEKVPRVKCPTLVIHGTDDEVIDFSHGVSIYERCPTSVEPLWVPGAGHNDVELHAAYLERLRSFIDMEASAIRVTAPITNATSTNSRTISNGTSS, encoded by the exons ATGTCGTCAGGAGCACCATCGGGTTCATCAATGTCGAGTACACCTGGATCACCACCACCACGGGCTGGCGGACCAAATAGTGTTTCTTTCAA agatctCTGCTGCTTATTCTGCTGTCCTCCATTCCCATCATCCATTGTTTCGAAATTGGCATTCATGCCTCCAGAGCCCAGTTATACTATTACTGAAGACAACAAGTTGGTTTTAATCGAAGGACGAGCAGCATGGCCTCATCAGGAAGTCGATATGGCGAATTGTGTCGAAATGAGAATAACGAGAACTCGGAGGCGTAATCGTGTAGCCTGTACAATGATTCGACCACTTCCAAATTCTCATTTCACATTGCTCTTCTCACATGGAAACGCTGTTGATCTTGGACAGatgacatcatttttgtatggtCTTGGATTCCATCTGAATTGTAATGTATTCAGTTATGATTATTCCGGATATGGATGTTCAACGGGAAAACCGTCAGAGAAGAACCTTTACGCAGACATAACCGCCGCTTTTGAGTTGCTAAAATCAGAGTTCGGGGTTCCAAAAGAGAAAATTATTCTTTATGGGCAATCAATAGGCACCGTGCCAAGTGTCGATTTGGCAAGCCGCGAGGATTTGGCGGCACTCGTATTACATTCTCCTCTGATGTCCGGAATGCGTGTCGCTTTTCCCGGAACAACGACAACATGGTGTTGTGACGCGTTTCCATCGATTGAGAAAGTGCCACGTGTCAAATGCCCAACACTGGTGATTCATGGAACAGACGACGAAGTTATTGATTTCTCACATGGTGTATCTATTTACGAAAGATGCCCGACGTCAGTAGAACCACTCTGGGTTCCAG GAGCTGGTCACAATGACGTGGAGCTTCATGCAGCATATCTGGAACGTCTCCGAAGTTTCATCGATATGGAGGCTTCTGCGATTCGTGTTACTGCACCAATTACTAACGCAACGAGTACCAATAGTCGGACGATTTCGAATGGCACATCTTCCTAG
- the cdc-48.3 gene encoding ATPase family protein 2 homolog (Confirmed by transcript evidence), translated as MSSAKKKPSLVTCPQCNAVVLTKDSLRHQDFCGKPVVESEIACAQNGTLRGFNVAVDKAEGFLPPDAVGWEKEHSILINQQTMESLGLLARQPVRIIHSSDSFIGIVWPCKEVALLKVSIISSRIARERMITLESCGRVEKLKSLSVTVKTSLTLNPALSGFLEAYLSHSYLQYNSSVDLKYLGQNVTVTPEEPIESKMSAMGIDDDKKRNSKVVSTAVGYKIQILNASAEGSTSDVLQTLPTDLSNIGGCFTAKQVLEDYVISPVRQKESPCSVLIWGLPGSGKTLLLKEVALVLSGSTTYIGSCEELMELNGVTTGNIVIVDVNELEKENTKANRALSFLLGDEKKCVILCVRSSETLDIGFRVRFPIEAEITVPTQDERLDILSKIGNIYNFPLELHLDVARHTHGFTGGDLCSLLKAAKFARGRTHLERVNDARKRIRPTGIRQFILEVPNVSWNDIGGNEELKLEIQQAVIWPQKHPEAFERFGIDPPAGILLYGPPGCSKTLIARALASEAKMNFLAVKGPELFSKWVGDSEKAIRDLFSRARQVAPTIVFFDEIDAVGSSRGSEKSSGVSDRVLAQLLTELDGLEKSSRVILLAATNRPDQLDSALLRPGRLDRAIYVGLPCEVTRRAILEMRTKKMKFDDTVRTIDKLVEKTSGYSGAELVAVCRTAAMFAMRESIDATIVQWTHFEQALAAVVSRTEAYLLEIYDDFKAGRASNA; from the exons atgtcaagtgcaaagaaaaaaccaaGTCTCGTGACATGCCCCCAGTGTAATGCTGTTGTTCTTACCAAAGATTCTTTAAGACATCAAGACTTCTGTGGAAAGCCCGTCGTAGAATCTGAAATTGCGTGCGCTCAAAACGGAACGCTACGTGGATTTAATGTGGCAGTGGACAAAGCAGAAGGTTTTTTACCCCCAGACGCTGTTGGATGGGAAAAG gaaCACTCAATTCTAATCAATCAACAAACAATGGAAAGTCTAGGTCTACTTGCTCGGCAACCAGTTCGAATTATTCATTCTTCTGATTCTTTTATTGGAATAGTATGGCCTTGCAAAGAAGTTGCACTTCTCAAAGTATCCATAATATCTTCTAGAATTGCACGGGAACGAATGATCACATTGGAGTCTTGTGGAAGagttgaaaaactcaaaagtcTGAGTGTCACAGTCAAGACATCCTTGACTTTAAATCCGGCTCTCAGTGGATTCTTAGAAGCATATCTCAGTCACTCGTATCTGCAATACAATTCCAGTGTTGATCTGAAATATTTGGGTCAAAAtgttacagtaaccccagAAGAACCAATCGAGAGCAAGATGAGCGCCATGGGAATAGATGACGACAAGAAAAGAAATTCGAAAGTAGTATCTACAGCTGTTGgctacaaaattcaaattttgaatgctTCTGCAGAAGGATCGACTTCAGATGTTCTTCAAACTCTTCCAACTGACTTATCAAATATTGGTGGATGTTTCACCGCCAAACAAGTTCTCGAAGATTATGTTATCAGTCCAGTTCGTCAAAAAGAGTCACCGTGTTCAGTTTTGATCTGGGGACTTCCTGGAAGTGGAAAGACACTTCTTTTGAAAGAAGTTGCGTTAGTTCTTTCTGGATCAACAACCTACATTGGTAGCTGTGAAGAATTGATGGAATTGAATGGAGTAACAACTGGAAACATTGTAATTGTAGATGTTAATGAactagaaaaagaaaatacgaAAGCAAATCGAGCATTGAGCTTTTTGTTGGGCGACGAAAAG AAATGCGTGATTCTTTGTGTTCGATCTTCCGAAACTCTTGACATTGGATTCCGTGTGAGATTCCCGATTGAAGCAGAAATCACTGTTCCAACACAAGACGAGAGACTCGACATTCTTTCGAAAATTGGCAACATCTACAATTTCCCATTGGAACTTCATCTTGATGTTGCTCGGCACACTCATGGATTCACTGGCGGAGATTTATGCTCATTACTGAAAGCGGCGAAATTTGCAAGAGGAAGAACACATTTGGAACGAGTAAATGACGCAAGAAAACGAATCAGACCAACTGGAATTCGTCAATTTATTCTAGAAGTACCTAATGTTTCTTGGAATGATATTGGAGGAAATGAAGAATTAAAGTTAGAAATTCAACAAGCTGTTATTTGGCCTCAAAAACATCCAGAAGCTTTTGAAAGATTTGGAATTGATCCACCAGCTGGAATTCTTCTTTACGGACCACCCGGATGTAGTAAAACTTTAATAGCACGTGCACTGGCTAGTGaagcaaaaatgaatttcctCGCTGTCAAGGGACCGGAGCTTTTCAGTAAATGGGTTGGAGACTCTGAAAAAGCAATTCgagatttattttcaagagCAAGACAAGTTGCTCCAACTATTGTATTCTTTGATGAAATCGATGCAGTTGGTTCTTCAAGAGGTTCGGAAAAAAGTTCTGGAGTTTCGGATCGAGTTTTGGCACAATTGCTCACTGAGTTAGATGGTTTGGAAAAGTCAAGTAGAGTTATATTATTGGCGGCAACTAATCGGCCTGATCAATTGGATAGTGCACTTTTAAGACCTG gTCGCCTGGATCGTGCTATTTATGTCGGATTACCATGTGAAGTGACACGAAGAGCCATTCTCGAAATGCgaactaaaaaaatgaaattcgatGATACAGTTAGAACAATTGATAAACTAGTGGAAAAAACATCAGGATATTCCGGTGCAGAACTTGTTGCTGTCTGTAGAACTGCTGCAATGTTTGCAATGCGTGAAAGCATTGATGCTACAATCGTGCAATGGACGCATTTTGAACAAG ctcttGCCGCAGTTGTTTCCCGAACTGAAGCGTATCTTCTTGAAATTTATGACGATTTTAAAGCAGGTCGAGCTTCGAACGCATGA